In the Puntigrus tetrazona isolate hp1 chromosome 9, ASM1883169v1, whole genome shotgun sequence genome, one interval contains:
- the htr2aa gene encoding 5-hydroxytryptamine receptor 2A isoform X2: MWIYLDVLFSTASIMHLCAISLDRYVAIRNPIRHNRSNSRSRARAKITAVWTISAGISMPIPVLGLRDHTKVFKDGSCLLTDNSFVLIGSFVAFFVPLTIMVVTYFLTISALQSEATLCLDQLVPRPKWSAGFTLNFLPGPSFSPSEKKLFLRRSLSREAGADSGVVTPPFGRHTVQTISNEQKASKVLGVVFFLFVVMWCPFFITNVLVVVCEPVTCDADVMNRLLNVFVWVGYLSSAVNPLVYTLFNKTYRSAFARYIRCQFHEEKKPLQLILVNTIPPLAYQSTHLPLTGSIGNGDFSLPLPNKNHHLSKSSKNESVSCL, encoded by the exons ATGTGGATCTACTTGGATGTTCTCTTTTCCACCGCCTCCATCATGCACCTGTGCGCTATCTCGCTGGACCGTTATGTGGCCATCCGTAACCCCATCCGACACAATCGGTCAAACTCACGCTCCCGCGCCCGGGCCAAGATCACGGCCGTGTGGACCATCTCAGCAG GCATCTCCATGCCAATCCCAGTGCTGGGTCTGCGCGATCACACCAAAGTTTTCAAGGATGGCAGCTGCCTATTGACTGACAACTCTTTCGTGTTGATTGGGTCCTTTGTGGCTTTCTTTGTGCCATTGACCATTATGGTGGTGACCTACTTCCTGACTATCAGCGCTCTGCAGAGTGAGGCGACTCTCTGCCTCGACCAACTGGTGCCCAGGCCCAAATGGAGCGCAGGATTCACTCTCAACTTCCTCCCCGGACCCTCGTTCTCGCCCTCAGAGAAAAAGCTGTTCTTGCGGCGCTCGTTGAGCCGAGAGGCGGGGGCAGACTCAGGGGTTGTGACCCCACCTTTCGGACGGCACACGGTGCAGACCATCAGCAACGAGCAAAAAGCCTCCAAAGTTCTGGGCGTGGTTTTCTTCCTGTTCGTGGTCATGTGGTGTCCGTTTTTCATCACTAATGTATTAGTGGTGGTTTGCGAGCCGGTGACGTGCGACGCTGATGTGATGAACAGACTGCTGAATGTGTTCGTGTGGGTCGGTTACCTTTCCTCCGCCGTTAACCCGCTGGTTTACACGCTCTTTAACAAGACTTACCGCTCAGCCTTCGCCAGATACATCCGATGCCAGTTTCACGAGGAGAAGAAACCGCTACAACTAATTCTGGTCAACACCATTCCACCGCTGGCCTATCAGTCCACACACCTGCCGCTCACTGGATCAATAGGCAATGGGGATTTCTCTCTGCCCCTTCCCAATAAAAACCACCATCTGTccaaaagcagcaaaaatgaGAGTGTCAGCTGCTTGTGA